In the genome of Nonomuraea sp. NBC_00507, the window CTCGATCCGGCCGTGCTGGCAGGCGTGGACGAACGCCTCCCCGACGATCTCCTCCGGGTCATCGGTCGCCGGCAGCCGGGACGGAAAGCCGGCTGTAGCGTCCGCGAGGTTGGGGCGCGCCGACGCGGCGTCCGGACGTAGCCTGCCGTCCGCGTCGAAACAGGCCCGCACCAGATCCAGCCGGCCGCAGGCGGCATACGTCCAGAGCGCCTGCGGGACGATCCCGTGCTCGGCGAGTAGGTCCACGACCTCCGTGTTGTCGAGGAGGATGGCGTTCTCCAGCGGGGTGCTGCCCCACTTCCGGGTGCCAGGGTCCGCGCCGGCTTCAAGCAGCAGGCGCACATATTCGACCCGGTTGGAGCGGGCAGCCCAGATGAGCGGGACGTTCAGGTCGGTGGCCTTGCTGAGCAGGACCTCCACTGCGGCGCGCGGCACGCCGAGCTCCTTCTCGAGCCGGACGCCGGGGATCGTCTCGGGGCCTGCGAGCATGTCCAGCAGGGTGTCGGCCTGCTCGGCGGTCAGACCGGCCAGCCGATCGATGTCGCCGGCCAGCAGGGCTTCGGCCTCGTGGTGCAGCCGCCGCCGCTTCTCGTGGCGTTCGTCGAGATCGCGCCTGGATTTCTCGGTGAACGATAGGAGTTCCCGCCAGGTTGGGAAGCCCAGCTCCCGCGCGATGATCAGCTGCGCGTCGCGAAGCTCGGCGCTCGCGGCGGAGGTCGCGGTGGCGTGCCGGGGCACATAGGCCCGCAACCGTTGCAGCGCACCGGGATCGTCGCGGCGCAACTCGACGAGGAGGGCGTCGGCCATCGAGGCGTAGATGCCCGGCCTGATTCCCATGAGGCGGGAGACCGGCCGTTCTTCGGTGGTGCTGCGGCTCTCGACGTGGGCGCGGAACTCGGCCCAGGTCCGGAATCCGTGTTCCTGGGCGAGCACGAACTGGGCATCGCTGAGCAGGAACCGCTTGGCGGCTCGATCGCCCAGCACGTCGGCAACCCGGGCTTCGGCTGCCGCATCGCCCGCCGCATACGCGTGATGCAGGTGCTTGGCCTGCTTACGGTAGTAGTCCAGGTTCGGATGGGCCGGCAGCTCGAAATGACGATCGGACATCGCAACCTCCTTCGTCGCCGAGGTCCGCTTGCCCGGCCGGAAAGAGGTTGGTCTTGTCCAGTGCGTTGACGTGCTGCTCGAGGTGGGAAAATCCCTGCCCGCGGACTGGCAGCGCCCTCGCACGCTCCCTTTCAGAGTAGTGATCGGCTCTGCGTGGAGGCAACCGTCAGGAAACGATGCCGTGCACCGCCTCCGGCACGAGCGGCATCCTCGATGACGTACACGTACCGGTCCTCGGCCAGCTGCCACACCGCTTCGACATCGTTGGGCCAGAACGCCGGATCCTTGCCGAGGAGCTTGGTGTACCACTCCACGGCGCTCTTGCAGTCGCGGACAGGGATGCCCGCGAAGATCCCCACTGTCACGGTCGGATCTCCTCTCCATCGGGGCCGGGAAGGACCCAGCTCGCCAAAGGAATCGACTCCGCGCGTCTGCGGAAATCATCGGTGTCAGGGGACGTCACCAGAGGCACAGGCCCGGCCGCTTGCCCA includes:
- a CDS encoding ankyrin repeat domain-containing protein, producing MSDRHFELPAHPNLDYYRKQAKHLHHAYAAGDAAAEARVADVLGDRAAKRFLLSDAQFVLAQEHGFRTWAEFRAHVESRSTTEERPVSRLMGIRPGIYASMADALLVELRRDDPGALQRLRAYVPRHATATSAASAELRDAQLIIARELGFPTWRELLSFTEKSRRDLDERHEKRRRLHHEAEALLAGDIDRLAGLTAEQADTLLDMLAGPETIPGVRLEKELGVPRAAVEVLLSKATDLNVPLIWAARSNRVEYVRLLLEAGADPGTRKWGSTPLENAILLDNTEVVDLLAEHGIVPQALWTYAACGRLDLVRACFDADGRLRPDAASARPNLADATAGFPSRLPATDDPEEIVGEAFVHACQHGRIEVARWFLDRGVDPDVAPYLGRTGLHWAIPGDHVEVIRLLLERGADPSIRDDLFQIDADGWLHMSHAARPHDPLTQQLHDLIESRSR